In Lates calcarifer isolate ASB-BC8 linkage group LG15, TLL_Latcal_v3, whole genome shotgun sequence, one genomic interval encodes:
- the setd2 gene encoding histone-lysine N-methyltransferase SETD2 isoform X2, with protein sequence MDTLLREEGSGASVKVEGLSKAALIKSLSPRVMLSNHFLHKGTKTKVNLEDQSRQKVSFSFAQTKKPLQSLFFIPASPEKSVAEPQAASSQSTSDKGGQSTDSKTEQTPMVPTSIAETPSQTVSSATKPKPDLAKIHFKKQILSVSVTEEKPTSVMPEEQLSSELQVLQKSTSNSATEFPTPQPQNVVSVCPSENAHIETSETRVTPSLKKPVASSGKDGETSSSTEQDNKVYKRKTRSHSDSAPPGSESDGDSVHISSIRKSVDSKSKTNTDSRSKEVKKSSSSSHLEEKEKSSSKRSENHERSSSYSKSERDSRHTSSRSARSDKDYRRSRSRSRSRSRASRTSSSHSRSERSRGDRGSRSERSYYHDSDRRSHRSSPRRERRRSRSRTDRTRDSSDSEDDHRKTRTRTSDSSRSSVHPSSHKESKSSYSKSEKVSKSVDSPHSLEFDKRTQSSKSERTSKRLSDSDSQRKCSPDLNSSYRKSSTHHKSETNSKSSSSSMHTHSQTYEKCQKSSSSDSEADHKGKSQGSDKSSGSEERSKDSFKKTSRPDSKQMTPSRSSVKTTGHDRQSDDMFYSSSKAPSCATTTELCSWSEKLKSDSHQDGNEDVEEMVSWTEKGLQESLSKRAKETKSGLEVENKNTSAITSSESLKHVNVALENLTNVKDSLSSDNRPHMNSNAAVLNSSSSNDSMVSSLDKKVSDHSPRPKSGPDAADTSVTHDIRQNTKPEIVELNEVDKQSDTSVPLKLESSCIESENQRSCGQQSMDTVKKSCSTTKKSRWDIVGQDASESDNSQRTLSTESKPTVKKVISVKKIEFSKDNIQQDSDIKDNIEQEAETHSTLVKQTEISKQEFGSDSTSMIDKCKDQSEPSQASTSIDHCDLKLTVSQKANTDEPLHINDTLQVDTAAKLKSWNEGDHDEKSKDSDHKSKLSKSTSLHQDAFGGQSEASDSDNSEYDSDCGEAIKRLHSVVVVPKNSSLTMDTQDKGASCSPMNISELHNANIAADMSTYDVPNQVSSQQRQGSPFIAFGETIGPCAGANDASNSGMLCQSQSNMIDSTSHSEGSSSVSALPYMASHVSAHRSATDPANSLDNSRQCEQGQHTTSSRDERMYPQYQPNNFSNSDNISDKHGFTIGWDFSQPEQPSSTYQQPDSSHGPQLPNTKLMGTSPKGQEHRHSNASWNHQSPNMQTSRKTYLHAHEHYQDSAGEIHPDSLTNDHEDYSGDKNISKTALEWSGPNTPGSSSFVQGHEISSNSRGSAVPDPPREDSFRPHRSRGPPKKRRPEIESDSDNEAEAGPAGKRERQGDTYVSKENLVKAEVHRPSLNLQDFQDANKWKDLAKSKKMPPYFDLIEENLYLTERKKSKSHRDIKRMQCECPVLPREERSRGVLACGEDCLNRLLMIECSSRCLNGVYCSNRRFQMKQHADFEVILTEDKGWGLRAAKDLAPNTFVLEYCGEVLDHKEFKTRVKEYARNKNIHYYFMSLKNNEIIDATLKGNCSRFMNHSCEPNCETQKWTVNGQLRVGFFTTKAVTAGTELTFDYQFQRYGKEAQKCFCGAPSCRGFLGGENRVSVRAAGGRMKKDRSRKSALTTVDEELEALLENGEGLYDEKQVVSLCRLMVRVETMEQKLICLKLIQDTQNPSCLKQFLDHHGLSLLWIFMVELSEAKGNSANNIKLQLEIMKTLAVLPISTKNMLEESRVLTFIQRWAQTKTLPHPAEMDGYSSENTSRAQTPLNTPDGSSTKLGPELDGDTSKPAVYRRLKIISENSLDSALSDASKASDGKEEEDDDDDEEEDESSHAGLPEGKQTKADPVCETADPMKDAIEESGKEVKEEKLEEAGMSSSSQDQDQTEEVKDKMELDLEKKDVEMKEDSSESPKDELEESKETSEEQESMEEHNSLAVTEKAELESDQPAVKVLEPENQPIQTDVADLSPEQPSEQMEVQAETQEAEKSPLGSEVQPGESNTEAPPSSEIPEASMPSEVTAAPADPSLIGTPSQDEEEGVSDVESERSQEPQVTALDISGMAARLLESWKDLKEVYRIPKKSQVEKEANDRSRDRETALTPRTASGSREREREREKERERDRDRDYDRDRDRDWDRDRDRDRDRDRDRDRDRVSDKTPRPERRRRRSVSPPSSYERSSRRTEERFDPSNSNKTPRGVGGKERNKLSTEERRKLFEQEVAQREAQKQQQLQQQQQQQLQTMAYDPAMAYASSPGFITYPPGYPIQTFVDPSNPNAGKVLLPTPSVEPTLNYEQTPPQRLISDLGLPSPSSTSQAAPVSSLSQHITTTNLTTGNPQQYAQPTVATQDAGVAVLSVPAQTAPQVQSQQSYTTLWDPTTQQAVTVQTQPAQQYATAPAQAQTQTAIYYQGQPCQTIYSIPTAYPQANTPVIQAYTEPTASYLHGQPVYPGHQQGVVVQQGSTVTTIVTSQTVQQEMIVPNNVIDLPPPSPPKPKTIVLPPNWKVARDPEGKIYYYHVVTRQTQWDPPTWEGSSDNTSVDHESEMDLGTPTYDENPSKFSTKTAEADTSSELAKKSKETFRKEMSQFIVQCLNPYRKPDCKLGRISNTEDFKHLARKLTHGVMNKELKACKNPEDLECNENVKHKTKEYIKKYMQRFGSVYRPKEDTEVY encoded by the exons ATGGACACACTGCTCAG agaggaggggagtggTGCCTCA GTCAAGGTTGAGGGCCTATCTAAGGCAGCTCTAATCAAAAGCCTGTCTCCCAGAGTGATGCTGTCCAACCATTTCTTGCATAAAGGGACCAAGACGAAGGTCAACCTGGAGGATCAGAGTCGTCAGAAAGTGTCCTTCAGCTTCGCACAGACCAAGAAGCCACTGCAGAGCCTGTTCTTCATCCCTGCCAGCCCTGAAAAGTCTGTCGCTGAACCTCAGGCTGCCTCGTCACAGTCAACCTCAGACAAAGGAGGGCAGAGTACAGACAGCAAAACTGAACAGACGCCCATGGTGCCAACATCAATAGCAGAGACACCTTCTCAAACAGTCTCTTCAGCCACTAAACCGAAACCGGACCTAGCAAAGATTCACTTCAAAAAGCAaattctcagtgtttctgtcactgaagAGAAACCAACATCTGTTATGCCAGAGGAGCAGCTCTCCTCTGAATTGCAGGTTTTGCAGAAATCAACAAGTAATAGTGCAACTGAATTCCCAACACCCCAGCCTCAGAATGTTGTCAGTGTCTGCCCGTCTGAGAATGCTCACATCGAAACCTCTGAGACAAGGGTAACCCCAAGCCTCAAGAAGCCAGTTGCTTCCTCAGGAAAAGATGGCGAGACTTCCAGCAGTACAGAGCAGGATAATAAGGTATACAAAAGGAAAACCCGGTCCCACTCTGATAGTGCTCCTCCTGGCTCAGAATCTGATGGAGATTCTGTCCATATTTCTTCCATTCGCAAATCAGTTGACTccaaaagtaaaacaaacactgacagcagaagTAAAGAGGTAAAAAAGTCTTCCTCTAGTTCACAtttggaggaaaaggaaaaaagttctTCTAAGCGGTCAGAGAATCATGAAAGGTCTTCTAGTTACTCCAAATCAGAACGCGATTCTAGACACACATCATCACGCTCGGCTCGATCAGACAAGGATTATAGAAGGTCCAGGTCAAGATCACGGTCTCGATCAAGAGCATCTCGAACCAGTTCCTCTCATTCTAGGTCAGAGAGGTCCAGAGGTGACAGAGGATCGCGCTCTGAAAGGTCATATTACCATGATTCTGACCGGAGATCACACAGGAGTTCTCCACGCAGAGAGAGAAGACGTTCTCGCTCTCGCACTGACAGAACTCGGGATAGTTCTGATTCTGAGGATGACCATAGGAAGACACGGACAAGGACAAGTGATTCCAGTAGATCGTCTGTCCATCCAAGCTCACATAAAGAGTCAAAATCATCTTACTCAAAATCTGAGAAAGTCTCTAAATCTGTAGATTCCCCTCACTCTTTAGAGTTCGATAAAAGAACACAATCATCAAAGTCTGAAAGGACTTCAAAACGATTATCAGACTCTGATTCGCAGCGCAAGTGCTCTCCTGATCTGAACTCCAGTTACCGTAAATCTAGTACGCATCACAAGTCTGAGACCAACAGCAAATCCTCTTCTTCCAGTATGCATACCCATTCTCAAACATatgaaaaatgccaaaaaagcagctccagtgaCTCTGAGGCAGATCATAAGGGAAAATCACAGGGCTCTGACAAAAGCTCTGGCTCGGAGGAGAGGAGTAAAGACTCCTTTAAGAAAACCAGTAGGCCGGACTCCAAACAGATGACCCCCTCTAGATCGTCTGTGAAAACCACTGGACATGATAGACAATCAGATGACATGTTTTACAGCTCCAGCAAAGCACCGTCATGTGCAACCACCACAGAACTTTGTTCTTGGAGTGAAAAATTAAAATCTGATTCCCATCAAGATGGAAATGAGGATGTTGAGGAGATGGTTTCATGGACTGAAAAGGGTTTGCAAGAATCACTGTccaaaagagcaaaagaaacTAAGTCAGGTCTTGAAGTTGAGAATAAAAATACCTCCGCTATAACCTCAAGTGAAAGCCTAAAGCATGTAAATGTCGCCCTGGAAAACTTGACCAATGTGAAGGATAGCCTTTCTTCTGATAATCGACCACATATGAATTCAAATGCAGCTGTCTTAAATTCAAGCAGTAGTAATGACAGTATGGTGTCCAGCCTGGACAAGAAAGTCAGTGATCATTCACCACGGCCAAAGTCTGGACCTGATGCAGCAGATACATCTGTCACACATGATATCCGGCAGAACACTAAACCAGAAATTGTTGAGCTGAATGAAGTCGATAAGCAGTCTGACACAAGTGTGCCGCTCAAATTGGAGTCATCGTGTATTGAATCTGAGAACCAGCGGTCATGTGGGCAGCAAAGTATGGATACTGTTAAAAAGAGCTGCAGTACTACCAAAAAGTCCCGGTGGGATATTGTTGGGCAGGATGCCTCAGAGAGTGATAATTCACAGAGGACACTCAGTACAGAGAGCAAGCCTACTGTGAAAAAAGTGATCTCTGTCAAAAAAATAGAGTTTTCTAAAGACAATATCCAACAAGACTCTGATATTAAAGATAATATTGAACAAGAAGCTGAAACACATTCCACACTGGTAAAGCAGACTGAGATCTCTAAGCAGGAGTTCGGCTCAGATAGCACATCCATGATCGATAAATGCAAAGACCAAAGTGAGCCTTCACAAGCAAGCACCAGCATTGACCACTGTGACTTAAAACTGACTGTTTCTCAAAAAGCAAACACGGATGAGCCGTTGCACATAAATGATACATTGCAGGTTGATACAGCTGCAAAGCTTAAGAGCTGGAATGAAGGTGATCACgatgaaaaatcaaaggacagcgATCACAAAAGCAAACTGAGTAAGAGCACATCGCTTCATCAGGATGCATTTGGAGGACAGAGTGAGGCCAGTGATAGTGACAACTCGGAGTATGACTCCGATTGCGGCGAGGCTATAAAACGATTGCactctgtggtggtggtgcCAAAGAATTCTTCCCTAACAATGGATACACAGGACAAGGGAGCTTCCTGCAGTCCTATGAATATTTCAGAACTGCACAATGCTAATATAGCAGCTGACATGAGTACCTATGATGTCCCAAATCAAGTCAGCTCTCAGCAAAGGCAGGGGAGTCCTTTCATTGCATTTGGGGAGACCATTGGTCCATGTGCTGGTGCAAATGATGCATCCAATAGCGGTATGTTGTGTCAGTCCCAGAGCAATATGATTGATAGCACCAGTCACTCTGAGGGTTCCAGTTCTGTCAGTGCTCTGCCTTACATGGCTAGTCATGTCAGTGCCCATAGAAGTGCCACAGATCCTGCCAACAGCCTTGATAATTCCAGACAGTGTGAGCAAGGGCAGCATACCACAAGCAGCAGAGATGAGCGGATGTATCCCCAATACCAACCTAACAATTTCTCAAATTCTGACAATATCAGTGACAAACATGGATTCACCATAGGTTGGGATTTTTCGCAACCAGAGCAGCCAAGTAGTACATACCAGCAGCCTGATAGCAGTCATGGGCCACAGTTACCAAACACTAAACTGATGGGAACCTCTCCCAAGGGGCAGGAGCACAGGCACAGTAATGCTTCCTGGAACCATCAATCCCCAAACATGCAGACTAGCAGAAAAACCTACCTCCATGCACATGAACATTATCAGGATTCTGCAGGTGAAATCCATCCCGATTCTCTAACTAATGACCACGAAGACTACAGTGGGGATAAAAATATTAGCAAAACAGCTCTTGAATGGAGTGGACCTAACACTCCAGGGTCATCAAGCTTTGTACAAGGTCATGAAATAAGCAGCAACAGCCGGGGCTCTGCTGTGCCTGACCCCCCTAGAGAAGACAGTTTTAGACCCCACAGAAGCAGGGGCCCTCCCAAGAAAAGGCGACCAGAGATTGAGTCAGATTCAGACAATGAGGCAGAGGCTGGGCCAGCAGGCAAAAGGGAGCGTCAAGGAGATACTTATGTCTCTAAGGAAAATCTTGTCAAAGCTGAGGTGCACCGTCCATCACTTAATCTGCAGGACTTCCAAGACGCCAATAAATGGAAAGATCTGGCCAAGTCTAAAAAGATGCCCCCTTACTTTGACTTGATTGAGGAAAACCTCTACTTAACTGAAAG AAAGAAGAGCAAATCTCATCGAGATATCAAGAGGATGCAGTGTGAGTGCCCTGTGCTGCCCAGAGAGGAGCGCTCAAGGGGAGTATTAGCATGCGGGGAAGATTGTTTAAACCGGCTGCTGATGATTGAGTG CTCATCACGGTGCCTGAATGGAGTCTACTGCTCTAATAGACGCTTTCAGATGAAACAACATGCAGACTTTGAGGTTATCCTCACAGAAGACAAAGGCTGGGGACTACGAGCAGCTAAAGACTTGGCTCC AAACACCTTTGTATTGGAATACTGTGGGGAGGTGTTGGACCACAAGGAGTTCAAAACAAGAGTGAAAGAATATGCTCGGAATAAGAACATCCATTACTACTTCATGTCTCTAAAAAATAATGAG ATCATTGATGCAACGCTGAAGGGTAATTGCTCTCGGTTTATGAACCATAGCTGTGAGCCCAACTGTGAGACTCAAAAG TGGACTGTCAATGGCCAGCTTAGAGTTGGGTTCTTCACCACCAAGGCTGTCACTGCAGGAACTGAACTGACATTTGATTACCAGTTCCAGAGATACGG CAAAGAAGCACAGAAATGCTTCTGTGGTGCACCCAGCTGCAGAGGCTTCCTGGGTGGAGAGAACAGAGTCAGTGTTCGAGCAGCTGGAGGGAGGATGAAGAAAGACCGCAGTCGAAAGAGTGCTCTCACTACG GTTGATGAGGAACTGGAGGCATTATTGGAGAATGGAGAAGGCCTGTATGATGAGAAACAGGTGGTGTCTCTCTGCAGACTAATGGTTCGAGTGGAAACCATGGAGCAGAAACTCATCTGTCTCAAGCTCATACAA GATACTCAAAATCCATCATGCCTGAAGCAGTTCCTGGATCATCATGGATTGTCTTTGCTGTGGATCTTCATGGTGGAGCTTTCTGAAGCTAAAGGCAACAGTGCCAATAACATTAAACTGCAGCTAGAG ATTATGAAGACCCTGGCTGTGCTGCCCATCTCAACTAAGAACATGTTGGAAGAGAGCAGAGTCCTGACCTTCATTCAGCGATGGgcccaaacaaaaacactcccTCACCCTGCTGAGATGGACGGCTACTCCAGTGAGAACACCTCCCGTGCTCAGACACCACTCAACACTCCTGATGGTTCCTCGACCAAACTGGGACCAGAATTGGATGGTGACACCTCCAAACCTGCTGTGTACCGTCGCCTTAAAATCATCAGTGAAAACAGTCTGGACAGTGCACTCTCTGACGCTAGCAAAGCATCTGatgggaaggaggaggaggacgatgacgatgatgagGAAGAAGACGAATCCTCGCATGCAGGACTCCCTGAGGGCAAACAGACGAAGGCAGACCCAGTGTGTGAAACTGCAGATCCAATGAAAGATGCAATAGAAGAGTCAGGGAAAGAGGTCAAAGAGGAGAAACTGGAAGAGGCAGGCATGAGTTCAAGCAGTCAGGACCAAGACCAaacagaggaggtgaaagaCAAAATGGAGTTGGATTTGGAGAAGAAGGATGTTGAGATGAAAGAGGACTCAAGTGAGAGTCCTAAAGATGAACTCGAGGAGTCAAAGGAGACTAGTGAGGAGCAGGAGAGTATGGAGGAGCACAACAGTCTGGCAGTGACAGAAAAGGCTGAACTGGAAAGTGACCAGCCTGCTGTTAAAGTCCTTGAGCCAGAGAATCAGCCCATTCAAACAGATGTTGCTGATCTGTCTCCTGAGCAGCCTTCAGAGCAGATGGAAGTCCAGGCAGAGACACAAGAGGCTGAGAAATCTCCTCTTGGCAGCGAGGTGCAACCTGGTGAATCTAACACTGAAGCTCCCCCAAGCTCTGAGATCCCAGAAGCCAGTATGCCCTCTGAGGTCACAGCAGCCCCTGCAGACCCATCACTGATAGGAACTCCTTctcaggatgaagaggaaggagtcTCAGATGTGGAAAGTGAGAGGAGCCAGGAGCCCCAGGTCACTGCTTTGGACATTAGTGGCATGGCTGCAAGGCTACTTGAAAGCTGGAAAGATCTGAAG GAGGTGTACAGAATACCAAAGAAGAGTCAGGTGGAAAAGGAAGCAAATG ATCGCAGCCGAGATCGAGAGACCGCTTTGACACCACGCACCGCTTCTGGTAGCCGAGAACGTGAAAGGGAgcgagagaaggagagggaacgcgacagagacagagattatgacagagacagagatcgAGACtgggacagggacagggacagggacagagacagagatcgTGATCGAGACCGTGATCGAGTCTCTGACAAAACACCACGCCCTGAGAGACGGAGGAGACGCTCTGTGTCACCACCCTCATCCTACGAAAGGAGCAGCCGACGCACAGAGGAACG GTTTGACCCATCTAACAGTAACAAGACACCAAGGGGAGTTGGTGGCAAGGAGCGCAACAAGTTGTCCACAGAGGAACGCAGAAAGCTGTTTGAGCAGGAGGTTGCTCAGCGGGAggcacagaaacaacagcagcttcaacagcagcagcagcagcagcttcaaacTATGGCTTATGACCCTGCGATGGCCTATGCTTCCAGCCCTGGCTTCATCACCTACCCCCCTGGATATCCCATCCAGACCTTTGTTGATCCCTCCAACCCCAATGCAGGCAAAGTACTGCTCCCAACCCCTTCAGTTGAACCCACTCTTAACTATGAACAGACTCCTCCTCAGCGTCTCATCTCAGACCTGGGActtccctctccatcctccactTCCCAAGCCGCTCCAGTCTCTAGTCTCTCTCAGCAtatcaccaccaccaacctcACCACTGGAAACCCCCAGCAGTATGCCCAGCCAACTGTAGCAACCCAGGACGCAGGTGTAGCTGTGCTTTCTGTACCGGCCCAGACGGCCCCTCAGGTACAGAGCCAGCAGAGCTACACCACTCTCTGGGACCCCACCACTCAGCAGGCTGTGACTGTGCAGACCCAGCCTGCACAGCAGTATGCCACAGCTCCAGCGCAGGCCCAGACACAGACAGCTATCTATTACCAGGGCCAGCCATGCCAAACCATCTACAGTATCCCCACCGCCTACCCTCAGGCTAACACTCCAGTCATACAG gcATACACTGAACCCACAGCCAGCTACCTGCATGGCCAGCCAGTGTATCCTGGCCATCAACAGGGAGTGGTGGTGCAGCAGGGAAGCACAGTCACCACCATTGTCACATCCCAGACTGTGCAACAG GAAATGATTGTACCCAACAATGTGATCGACCTGCCACCTCCCTCACCCCCCAAACCCAAAACCATCGTCCTACCTCCCAACTGGAAAGTGGCTCGGGACCCTGAGGGCAAGATCTACTACTACCATGTTGTCACAAG GCAAACACAGTGGGACCCTCCAACCTGGGAAGGAAGTAGCGACAACACTAGCGTGGACCATGAATCTGAGATGGACCTGGGAACTCCTACTTATGATGAGAATCCTTCCAAG